One genomic region from Listeria monocytogenes encodes:
- the rpmA gene encoding 50S ribosomal protein L27, whose protein sequence is MLKFDIQHFAHKKGGGSTSNGRDSESKRLGAKRADGQFVTGGSILYRQRGTKIYPGTNVGRGGDDTLFAKTDGVVRFERMGRDKKKVSVYPEVQEA, encoded by the coding sequence ATGTTAAAATTTGATATTCAACATTTTGCGCACAAAAAGGGTGGCGGTTCGACTTCTAACGGACGTGACTCTGAATCAAAACGTTTAGGTGCAAAACGTGCGGACGGACAATTTGTTACTGGTGGATCTATCCTTTACCGTCAACGTGGTACTAAAATCTATCCAGGAACTAACGTAGGACGTGGAGGCGATGATACTTTATTCGCTAAAACTGATGGCGTTGTACGTTTCGAACGTATGGGACGCGACAAGAAAAAAGTTAGCGTTTATCCTGAAGTACAAGAAGCTTAA
- a CDS encoding ribosomal-processing cysteine protease Prp — MIQVDVMREDNQIISFTMSGHADFAEHGSDLVCAGASSIAFGMVNAISEVRDFDPVIEESEGYLYYSVPADYVGDDVVQILLTGMENQLRSLAYSYPDHIKINSK, encoded by the coding sequence ATGATTCAAGTCGATGTTATGCGAGAAGATAACCAAATAATTTCTTTTACAATGAGTGGACACGCCGATTTTGCCGAACATGGCAGTGATTTGGTATGTGCAGGAGCTTCGTCTATTGCTTTTGGAATGGTGAATGCTATTTCGGAAGTACGTGATTTTGATCCTGTAATAGAAGAGTCGGAGGGTTACCTTTACTATTCTGTGCCTGCTGATTATGTAGGGGATGACGTGGTGCAAATCTTGCTTACGGGGATGGAAAATCAACTAAGGTCATTAGCGTACAGCTATCCTGATCATATAAAAATTAACTCCAAATAG
- the rplU gene encoding 50S ribosomal protein L21 — protein MYAIIETGGKQIKVEAGQEIYVEKLAGEVGDVVTFDKVLFVGGDSAKVGVPFVEGATVTAKVEKQGRAKKLTVYKYKPKKNYHKKQGHRQPYTKLTIDAINA, from the coding sequence ATGTACGCAATTATTGAAACAGGTGGGAAACAAATCAAAGTAGAAGCAGGCCAAGAGATCTATGTTGAGAAATTAGCAGGTGAAGTTGGAGATGTTGTTACTTTTGACAAAGTTCTATTCGTAGGTGGAGATTCCGCTAAAGTTGGCGTTCCATTCGTGGAAGGCGCAACTGTAACAGCTAAAGTTGAAAAACAAGGCCGTGCGAAGAAATTGACAGTTTATAAATATAAACCGAAAAAGAACTACCACAAAAAACAAGGTCATCGTCAACCTTACACAAAATTAACTATTGATGCAATCAATGCTTAA
- a CDS encoding Rne/Rng family ribonuclease has product MKKLIVSAAPIEKRVVAMEDDLLIDIEIVRPSEKVQVGDIYYGFIQKIDQKVEAAFVDLGNNNKGFIHLKDIPESYDKTQGAKIPVQIVREGSVTKLPLLTGILEFSGDLLIYLYGKEYISVSKRISDKITLKKIMETMVEENEAIIIRSNAEFATKEQLQQALVQARDKYQTLVKEASKRKKSGLLLSAASGILNSTKQFIQRYAPSEVITDDFEFAKMLEMIYPDKQIILKKSADLFADLGIKAQMDRLARPVVHLSNGSSLFIEKTEAMWVVDVNSGKFKGTTVKEKTVESVNLKAVPEILRQIRLRNMSGMILVDFIGGMSEAGYTELYAALESQTREEYITTQVAALSQSGLLQLTRRKKQQSFLETTTMPCPVCYATGHVASKETLAFELERELSGIMQNEPNSIQIITTEDVLETFLDLNTLSNAPIDWEVADERVPFYQIARVEN; this is encoded by the coding sequence ATGAAAAAGCTAATAGTAAGCGCGGCTCCTATAGAAAAACGAGTAGTGGCAATGGAAGATGATTTGTTAATAGATATCGAAATTGTACGACCTTCTGAAAAAGTTCAAGTTGGTGATATTTATTATGGATTTATTCAAAAAATCGATCAAAAAGTGGAAGCGGCTTTTGTTGATTTAGGCAATAATAACAAAGGTTTCATCCATTTAAAAGATATTCCGGAAAGCTATGATAAAACTCAAGGTGCTAAAATTCCGGTTCAAATCGTGCGGGAAGGTAGCGTGACGAAACTCCCACTATTAACTGGCATACTGGAATTTTCTGGTGATTTGCTTATTTATTTGTATGGAAAAGAATATATTTCTGTTTCTAAAAGAATATCAGACAAAATCACATTAAAGAAAATAATGGAAACCATGGTGGAAGAAAATGAAGCGATAATTATTCGATCTAATGCAGAATTTGCAACGAAAGAGCAATTACAACAAGCTTTGGTTCAAGCGAGAGATAAATATCAAACATTAGTAAAAGAAGCTAGCAAAAGGAAAAAATCTGGCTTACTATTATCAGCGGCTTCGGGAATTTTAAATAGTACGAAACAGTTCATTCAACGATACGCACCATCGGAAGTAATTACGGATGATTTTGAGTTTGCTAAAATGCTAGAAATGATATATCCAGATAAGCAAATCATCTTAAAAAAAAGCGCTGATTTATTTGCAGACTTAGGTATTAAAGCTCAAATGGATAGACTGGCACGGCCAGTGGTTCATTTGAGTAATGGTTCTTCTTTATTTATTGAAAAAACAGAGGCGATGTGGGTTGTTGATGTGAACTCAGGTAAATTTAAAGGTACCACAGTAAAAGAAAAAACAGTAGAATCAGTAAATCTCAAAGCAGTTCCTGAAATCCTTCGACAAATTAGGTTACGTAATATGAGTGGAATGATATTAGTGGATTTTATTGGAGGAATGTCAGAAGCGGGCTACACAGAGCTGTACGCGGCGTTAGAGAGTCAAACTCGAGAAGAATACATTACAACACAAGTTGCAGCACTTTCGCAGTCAGGGTTACTACAATTGACAAGACGCAAGAAACAACAATCATTTTTAGAAACGACGACGATGCCTTGTCCAGTTTGTTATGCGACGGGTCATGTGGCTTCCAAAGAGACTCTTGCTTTCGAATTAGAACGAGAACTTTCAGGCATTATGCAAAATGAGCCAAACAGCATTCAAATTATTACGACAGAAGATGTTTTAGAGACTTTTTTAGATTTGAATACGCTAAGTAATGCGCCAATTGATTGGGAAGTGGCGGATGAAAGAGTCCCGTTTTATCAAATTGCCCGAGTGGAGAACTAA
- the minD gene encoding septum site-determining protein MinD — MGEAIVITSGKGGVGKTTSTANLGTALALQGKKVCLIDMDIGLRNLDVVLGLENRIIYDLVDVVEGRCKIHQAMIKDKRFDDLLFLLPAAQTTDKNAVSGEQMVDLINQLRPDYDFILIDCPAGIETGYKNAVAGADKAIVVTTPEISAVRDADRIIGLLEKEDIEPPKLIINRIRTQMMMNGDVMDIDEITTHLSIELLGIIIDDDEVIRSSNSGDPVAMLPNNRASQGYRNIARRILGESIPLMSIETKKAGFFARLKQLFSGK; from the coding sequence ATGGGAGAAGCTATAGTCATTACTTCTGGGAAAGGTGGAGTAGGAAAAACTACTTCAACTGCTAACTTGGGAACGGCACTTGCTCTTCAAGGTAAGAAAGTGTGCTTGATTGATATGGATATCGGCCTTCGCAATTTAGATGTTGTTTTAGGTCTTGAAAATCGAATTATTTATGATTTAGTTGATGTAGTAGAAGGTCGCTGCAAAATTCATCAAGCAATGATTAAAGATAAACGTTTTGATGATTTACTTTTCTTGCTTCCAGCGGCGCAAACTACTGATAAAAATGCTGTTTCGGGTGAACAAATGGTGGATTTAATTAATCAACTCCGTCCAGACTATGATTTTATTTTAATTGATTGTCCTGCAGGAATTGAAACTGGTTATAAAAATGCCGTTGCTGGTGCAGACAAAGCAATTGTAGTTACAACGCCTGAAATATCAGCAGTTCGTGATGCAGATAGAATTATCGGTTTACTGGAAAAAGAAGATATCGAGCCACCAAAATTAATTATTAACCGTATTCGTACACAAATGATGATGAATGGTGATGTAATGGATATTGATGAAATTACCACACACTTATCGATTGAATTACTTGGTATTATCATTGATGATGATGAAGTTATTCGCTCTTCAAACAGTGGGGATCCTGTTGCTATGCTGCCAAATAACCGTGCTTCACAAGGTTATCGTAATATTGCTCGACGTATTCTTGGAGAATCTATCCCGTTAATGTCGATTGAAACAAAAAAAGCGGGATTTTTCGCTCGCTTAAAGCAACTTTTTAGTGGAAAATAA
- the minC gene encoding septum site-determining protein MinC yields MKKNVQIKGTKDGISIFLSDKASISELQQELTQLLADQKQNPYSGEKLEVQVQIGNRLFSEEEELEISTIIHENSQMEISAFYSNVMSKDEAKKWKENDQIFSMATIIRSGQVVQVPGDFLLIGDVNPGGQIRSNGNVFVLGNIKGIIHAGFEGNENAVVAGKFLYPSQVRIADKVYGFDSEDYKEVTETDLFSAFVNDAGEIVIDGIHKIRKIRPEISNFQGGR; encoded by the coding sequence ATGAAGAAGAATGTTCAAATTAAAGGCACAAAAGATGGCATTAGTATTTTTCTTAGTGATAAAGCAAGTATATCTGAGTTGCAACAAGAACTAACTCAATTGCTTGCAGATCAGAAACAAAACCCTTACTCTGGTGAAAAATTAGAGGTACAAGTTCAAATTGGTAACCGTCTGTTTTCAGAGGAAGAAGAACTTGAAATATCAACTATTATTCATGAGAATAGCCAAATGGAAATTAGTGCATTTTATAGTAATGTGATGTCTAAAGACGAGGCCAAAAAATGGAAAGAAAATGATCAAATTTTTTCTATGGCAACGATTATCCGTTCTGGACAAGTTGTTCAGGTTCCAGGGGATTTTTTGCTAATCGGCGATGTTAATCCTGGAGGACAAATCCGTTCAAATGGCAATGTATTTGTTCTAGGTAATATTAAAGGAATTATTCATGCTGGCTTTGAAGGCAACGAAAATGCAGTTGTAGCAGGGAAATTTCTTTATCCGTCACAAGTTAGAATTGCTGATAAGGTATATGGGTTTGATAGTGAAGATTATAAAGAGGTCACTGAAACAGATTTGTTTTCTGCATTTGTAAATGATGCAGGTGAGATAGTAATTGATGGAATACATAAGATAAGAAAAATTAGACCTGAAATTTCTAATTTTCAAGGAGGGCGTTAA
- the mreD gene encoding rod shape-determining protein MreD produces MNVKKNIALPAIMVGTFILEGVFSLQFANGLFNDRHLFIPHFLLIMLTIMTCFYKRNTTLAYAFILGLLFDIYYTGVMGIYFAIFPFTVYITDKFMKVLQNNILLVGLIAIFNIILTESLVYAFYYLIGTTTMSIPVFIDQRLWTTILINLAFFLVVFFPFRLFLDRLVKSE; encoded by the coding sequence ATGAATGTTAAGAAAAACATTGCACTTCCTGCAATCATGGTTGGAACCTTTATTTTAGAGGGTGTTTTTAGTCTTCAGTTTGCGAATGGTCTTTTTAATGATAGACATCTTTTTATTCCGCATTTTTTACTTATTATGTTGACGATTATGACTTGTTTTTATAAACGAAATACGACTTTAGCATATGCTTTTATTCTAGGCTTGCTGTTTGATATTTATTATACTGGCGTGATGGGCATTTATTTTGCTATCTTCCCGTTTACTGTGTATATCACAGATAAATTTATGAAAGTGTTACAAAATAATATACTTTTGGTTGGGTTAATTGCGATATTTAATATTATTCTTACAGAAAGTTTAGTATATGCGTTTTATTATTTAATCGGTACGACAACCATGTCTATCCCAGTTTTTATTGATCAGCGTTTATGGACAACCATTTTGATTAATTTAGCATTCTTTTTAGTTGTCTTTTTCCCATTCCGATTGTTTCTTGATCGTTTGGTTAAATCAGAATAA
- the mreC gene encoding rod shape-determining protein MreC, translating to MPQFFLNKRLIILLISIIVLVALVGFSLRDRENASWPEQFVKDVVGFGENIVAKPTSFISGTVDGVVDLKNTYTENQHLKERLEELAQLESEVADLKKENKDLKESLDITDSIRDYDPLNASVISRNPTNWNDQVEIDKGSSDGVKPDMAVTTPSGLIGKVTTTGAKSATVELLTSSDVKNRVSAKVQGKENAFGIINGYDSDTKLLELKQLPYDMKFKKGQKVVTSGLGGKFPAGIFIGTIEKVETDKMGLSQTAFIKPGADMYDLNHVTVLKRSAEAGTTDDDTTSSDTTGGQ from the coding sequence ATGCCACAATTTTTTCTCAATAAACGTTTGATTATCTTGTTAATATCTATTATTGTTCTCGTCGCGCTAGTTGGTTTTTCTTTACGTGATCGTGAGAATGCTTCGTGGCCAGAACAATTTGTGAAAGATGTTGTTGGATTTGGCGAAAATATAGTAGCTAAGCCTACTTCATTTATCTCAGGTACAGTTGATGGAGTGGTTGATTTAAAAAACACTTATACTGAAAACCAACATCTAAAAGAACGTTTAGAAGAATTGGCACAACTTGAAAGTGAAGTTGCAGACTTGAAAAAAGAAAATAAAGATTTAAAAGAAAGTCTTGATATTACTGATAGTATTCGCGACTACGATCCACTTAATGCTTCTGTCATTTCTAGAAATCCTACTAATTGGAATGATCAAGTAGAAATCGACAAAGGGTCAAGTGATGGAGTAAAACCTGATATGGCAGTTACAACACCAAGTGGTCTTATTGGTAAAGTAACAACGACAGGCGCTAAATCAGCCACAGTTGAATTATTAACTTCATCGGATGTTAAAAACCGTGTTTCTGCTAAAGTGCAGGGCAAGGAAAATGCATTCGGGATTATCAATGGTTATGACAGTGATACTAAGTTGCTAGAATTAAAACAATTACCGTATGACATGAAATTTAAAAAAGGACAGAAAGTTGTTACTTCTGGACTCGGTGGGAAATTCCCAGCAGGTATCTTTATCGGTACAATTGAAAAAGTAGAAACTGATAAAATGGGATTATCTCAAACCGCGTTTATTAAGCCAGGTGCTGACATGTATGATCTAAACCATGTAACTGTGTTGAAGCGTTCAGCGGAAGCAGGGACGACGGATGACGATACAACTAGTTCAGACACGACTGGAGGCCAATAA
- a CDS encoding rod shape-determining protein yields MFGFGNKDIGIDLGTANTLVYMKGKGIVLREPSVVAMKKDTQEIVAVGSDAKNMIGRTPGNIVAIRPMKDGVIADYDTTAAMMKYYIQKAGKSVNASKPRVMICVPSGITGVEKRAVIDATRQAGAKDAFTIEEPFAAAIGAGLPVGEPTGSMVVDIGGGTTEVAVISLGGIVTSRSVRTAGDDLDEVIINYIRKKYNLLIGDRTAEAIKMEIGSASPKGLDLSPFSIRGRDLVTGLPKTIEITPEEISEALADTVAAIIDAVKGTLENTPPELSADIMDKGIVLTGGGALLRNLDTVISEETKMPVIIADEPLDCVAIGTGKALENMDMYKRKKMN; encoded by the coding sequence ATGTTTGGATTTGGTAATAAAGATATTGGAATTGATTTAGGGACAGCGAACACACTTGTCTATATGAAGGGAAAAGGTATTGTCCTTCGTGAACCTTCCGTTGTGGCAATGAAAAAAGACACACAAGAAATAGTTGCAGTTGGTAGCGATGCTAAAAATATGATTGGTAGAACACCAGGAAATATTGTTGCAATTCGTCCAATGAAAGATGGCGTTATTGCTGATTATGATACAACAGCAGCAATGATGAAGTACTACATACAAAAAGCTGGTAAAAGTGTTAATGCAAGTAAACCACGCGTAATGATATGTGTACCTTCTGGAATTACAGGTGTAGAAAAACGCGCTGTTATTGATGCGACTCGTCAAGCAGGTGCTAAAGACGCATTTACAATTGAAGAACCGTTTGCTGCGGCTATTGGTGCTGGACTTCCAGTTGGCGAGCCTACAGGTAGTATGGTTGTAGATATTGGTGGAGGAACTACAGAAGTTGCTGTTATTTCTCTAGGTGGTATTGTAACTAGTCGCTCTGTGAGGACTGCCGGTGATGATTTAGATGAAGTTATCATTAATTACATTCGTAAAAAATATAATCTATTAATTGGTGATCGTACTGCCGAAGCAATTAAAATGGAAATTGGCTCAGCTAGTCCAAAAGGTTTGGACTTATCTCCATTTAGCATTCGAGGACGCGATTTAGTAACCGGACTTCCTAAAACTATTGAAATTACTCCAGAAGAAATTAGCGAAGCACTTGCTGATACAGTAGCAGCTATTATTGATGCTGTAAAAGGAACACTTGAAAATACGCCACCAGAATTGTCAGCTGATATTATGGATAAAGGTATTGTACTCACAGGTGGGGGAGCGCTTTTACGTAATTTAGATACAGTTATTTCTGAAGAAACAAAAATGCCTGTTATTATTGCAGATGAACCACTTGATTGTGTTGCAATTGGAACAGGGAAAGCTTTAGAAAATATGGATATGTATAAACGTAAAAAAATGAACTAA
- the radC gene encoding RadC family protein, translated as MLTHEISENEKPREKLQNYGIEALSSSELVALIIETGTKNESVLTIANRIIMKFKNVGEMQYASIEEFQLVNGIGIAKASKIMAAIELGRRISIVTEQEEVVVRCPEDAVKLVMPELAFLFQEHFHCLFLNTKNQVIYRQTIFVGGLNASIVHPREVFRLALRKSAASIMCFHNHPSGDPTPSSEDLLVTKRLAEAGNIVGITLLDHIIIGKNKYISLKEKGYF; from the coding sequence ATGTTGACACATGAAATATCAGAGAATGAAAAACCACGCGAAAAACTTCAGAATTATGGTATAGAAGCACTTTCATCTTCGGAACTGGTTGCTTTAATTATTGAAACAGGAACTAAAAATGAGTCAGTTTTGACGATAGCTAATCGAATCATCATGAAGTTCAAAAATGTGGGTGAAATGCAATATGCTTCTATAGAAGAATTTCAATTAGTTAATGGTATTGGAATAGCAAAAGCTTCTAAAATCATGGCTGCGATTGAACTAGGAAGGCGTATCAGCATCGTAACGGAGCAGGAAGAAGTGGTTGTTAGGTGTCCCGAAGATGCAGTAAAACTTGTAATGCCAGAGCTTGCTTTTCTGTTTCAAGAACATTTCCATTGCCTATTTTTAAATACCAAAAATCAAGTAATATATCGGCAAACGATTTTTGTTGGTGGTCTGAATGCTTCCATCGTTCACCCTAGAGAAGTTTTTAGATTGGCGCTCAGAAAATCAGCAGCGTCAATTATGTGCTTTCATAACCATCCATCTGGTGACCCGACTCCCTCTAGTGAAGACTTACTTGTAACAAAAAGATTAGCTGAAGCTGGCAATATTGTCGGAATTACTTTACTAGATCATATTATCATTGGCAAGAATAAGTATATTAGTTTGAAAGAAAAAGGTTACTTTTAA
- a CDS encoding prepilin peptidase, translating into MIYFLLAIYSAVFMSFIQVAGECFPVKKSFLFRFSECNYCQKKLAFYHIIPIFSFLFFRGKSRCCERPIPIIYFLMELVTPIYILLLYIQFSFSYSFLLYYIIYYFLAFFFITDIFYLYVPNSILIVFFCVLATIAILYNQTLMDLIYSGGISCLFYLLFFIIFRKGIGLGDIKILIILSTFLGFKIGYYIFFLAIIMGTIILLTALMLKKVKKNKQVPFVPYIFVSFLLISILMK; encoded by the coding sequence ATGATTTACTTTTTATTAGCTATTTATAGTGCGGTATTTATGTCTTTCATTCAAGTCGCAGGAGAATGTTTTCCAGTGAAAAAATCATTTTTATTTCGCTTCTCGGAGTGTAATTATTGTCAAAAGAAACTTGCTTTTTATCATATCATCCCCATTTTTTCCTTTCTTTTTTTTAGAGGAAAGTCTAGATGCTGTGAAAGACCTATCCCGATAATCTACTTTTTAATGGAATTAGTAACGCCAATCTATATACTTCTATTGTACATTCAATTTTCTTTTTCATATTCGTTTCTTCTTTACTACATTATTTATTATTTTTTAGCTTTTTTCTTTATCACAGATATTTTTTATTTGTATGTCCCTAACTCAATATTAATTGTATTTTTTTGTGTACTTGCAACCATCGCCATCTTATATAATCAAACTTTGATGGATCTCATTTATTCAGGCGGAATCAGCTGTCTTTTTTATCTTCTTTTTTTTATTATCTTTCGAAAAGGAATTGGACTTGGCGATATCAAAATACTTATTATTTTAAGTACTTTTTTAGGTTTTAAAATAGGATATTATATCTTTTTTCTAGCAATTATTATGGGGACAATAATATTATTAACTGCGTTGATGTTAAAAAAAGTGAAGAAAAATAAGCAAGTTCCATTTGTTCCGTATATTTTTGTTTCCTTCCTGCTGATTAGTATTTTGATGAAATAG
- a CDS encoding bifunctional folylpolyglutamate synthase/dihydrofolate synthase codes for MTLNSYEEALDWIHGTLRLGIKPGLARMEYMMEKLNHPEKANKWVHIAGTNGKGSTLTFVRNALEEAGYKTGTFTSPYIEVFNERISVNGEPISDEMIVSLANRIKPIAEELEKTVYGPPSEFEIITAMMFLCFADYVSIDIGIIEVGLGGRLDSTNILVPLVSVITTIGMDHMEFLGDTIEQIASEKAGIIKPGIPVVSGAIQKEAQEVIAEIATKNKSNVTQLNKAFSMHNENGNITYKTIYGEEISNLSIGLFGLHQLNNAAVAIKVLQYLNTFSTFEIDLAAIRKGLEKAFWPGRMEKIISNPFIMLDGAHNPEGIKTFAHSVQKYPGPKKIIVSILADKNYQEMLAMLKSIPNAEIILTTFDYPRAMMAEEVIQIGKNEGISLNPDWQQALNNLYETETNTKIFITGSLYFISEVRKYLLASIR; via the coding sequence ATGACATTAAATTCGTATGAAGAAGCATTAGATTGGATTCATGGAACGCTTCGTCTAGGAATAAAGCCTGGACTAGCTCGAATGGAGTATATGATGGAAAAGCTAAATCATCCGGAAAAAGCGAATAAGTGGGTACATATTGCTGGAACAAATGGAAAAGGTTCAACACTTACTTTTGTTAGAAATGCTCTGGAAGAAGCTGGATATAAAACGGGAACATTCACTTCACCATACATTGAAGTTTTTAATGAACGAATTAGTGTTAATGGTGAACCAATTAGCGATGAAATGATTGTTTCATTAGCTAACCGAATTAAACCTATTGCAGAAGAGCTAGAAAAAACTGTTTATGGACCACCTTCAGAATTTGAAATTATTACTGCTATGATGTTTTTATGTTTTGCGGATTATGTTTCCATCGATATTGGTATTATCGAAGTTGGACTTGGCGGAAGACTGGATTCTACGAATATTCTAGTTCCACTAGTTTCTGTAATTACCACAATTGGGATGGATCACATGGAATTCCTTGGGGATACAATCGAGCAAATTGCTAGTGAAAAAGCTGGCATAATTAAGCCAGGCATACCAGTTGTTTCAGGTGCTATACAAAAAGAAGCTCAAGAAGTTATAGCTGAGATAGCAACAAAGAATAAATCTAATGTTACCCAATTGAATAAGGCTTTTTCCATGCATAATGAAAATGGAAATATAACCTATAAAACCATTTATGGAGAAGAAATAAGCAATCTTTCCATTGGACTGTTTGGTCTGCATCAATTGAATAACGCAGCGGTAGCTATTAAAGTATTACAGTACTTAAATACATTTTCTACCTTTGAAATTGATTTGGCGGCAATTAGAAAGGGCTTGGAAAAAGCATTTTGGCCAGGACGAATGGAGAAAATCATTTCAAATCCATTTATTATGTTGGATGGAGCGCATAATCCAGAAGGAATTAAAACATTCGCTCATTCCGTCCAAAAGTATCCTGGGCCTAAGAAAATAATAGTGAGTATATTAGCTGATAAAAACTATCAAGAAATGTTAGCGATGTTAAAGTCAATTCCAAATGCAGAAATAATACTAACTACTTTTGATTATCCTAGAGCTATGATGGCGGAAGAAGTAATACAAATAGGGAAAAATGAAGGTATTTCTTTGAATCCAGATTGGCAACAAGCATTAAATAATCTTTACGAAACGGAAACTAATACGAAAATCTTTATTACGGGATCGCTTTATTTCATTTCAGAAGTGCGGAAATATTTGTTGGCCTCAATACGTTAA